The Lactuca sativa cultivar Salinas chromosome 2, Lsat_Salinas_v11, whole genome shotgun sequence genome includes a window with the following:
- the LOC111901451 gene encoding serine carboxypeptidase-like 51 isoform X1: MHINASTYSSPKSAKTFSVFNHFFKMSKTHFISLLLITAVCLLLVLPHFHGGLAIAAGTQDGSEKWGYVQVRPRAHMFWWYYKSPYRTHHPNKPWPIVLWLQGGPGSSGVGIGNFQEIGPLDTSLKHRNSTWLRKADLLFVDNPVGSGYSFVEDKELFVKTDEEAGRDLTKLLIKLFNKNKSLQKSPLYIVAESYGGKYAVTLGLSALKAIKAGKLKLILGGIALGDTWISPVDFVDSWAPLLRDVSRINNSGYKKSKSLVETIKKQIANGQLKEATKTWSDLEHVIMSSSNDVDFYNFLLDSVENNVSTTATAGSSRKMATNKYSRYLDSLRVSAGGDGDLDTLMNGVIKKKLKIIPKNVKWGGQADPVFEYFEGDFMRPRIKEVDELLKAGVNVTVYSGQLDLICSNKGTEAWVEKLKWDGLKKFLSLDRTPLYCGGDKITKGFTKSYKNLYFYWILKAGHFVPLDQPCVALDMVGRITQSPATT, encoded by the exons ATGCATATAAATGCTTCCACTTATTCTTCTCCCAAATCAGCAAAAACATTTTCAGTTTTtaatcatttcttcaaaatgagcaaAACCCATTTTATTTCTCTACTTCTTATTACAGCAGTATGCCTTCTTCTAGTTCTTCCACATTTTCATGGAGGATTGGCCATTGCTGCAGGCACCCAAGATGGATCAGAAAAGTGGGGGTATGTTCAAGTCAGACCCA GAGCCCACATGTTCTGGTGGTACTACAAAAGTCCATATAGAACTCATCATCCAAACAAACCATGGCCCATTGTTCTTTGGTTACAAGGTGGACCT GGTTCTTCTGGAGTTGGAATTGGAAACTTTCAAGAGATAGGGCCATTGGACACTTCCTTGAAACATAGAAACTCCACGTGGCTCAGAAAGGCAGATCTTTTATTTGTG GATAATCCAGTTGGGAGTGGATACAGTTTCGTGGAGGATAAAGAGTTATTTGTGAAAACCGATGAAGAAGCTGGGCGTGATTTAACTAAATTGTTGattaaactttttaataaaaataagagCTTACAAAAAAGCCCTCTTTATATTGTGGCAGAGTCTTATGGAGGAAAATATGCAGTCACTCTTGGATTATCAGCTCTCAAAGCGATTAAAGCTGGGAAGTTAAAGCTCATTCTTGGAG GAATTGCATTGGGAGATACTTGGATTTCACCGGTAGATTTTGTG GATTCATGGGCTCCTCTTCTCAGAGATGTTTCAAGGATCAACAACAGTGGCTACAAGAAATCAAAGAG TCTAGTTGAAACAATAAAGAAGCAAATAGCAAATGGGCAACTGAAAGAGGCAACTAAAACATGGAGTGATCTTGAACATGTGATCATGTCCAGCAGTAACGATGTT GATTTCTACAACTTCTTGTTGGATTCTGTGGAGAACAACGTGTCAACGACAGCAACAGCCGGATCATCAAGAAAAATGGCGACCAATAAATACTCAAGATATCTTGATTCTTTGAGGGTTTCTGCAGGTGGAGATGGTGATCTTGACACTTTAATGAATGGTGTcattaaaaagaaattaaaaatcatCCCGAAAAATGTGAA ATGGGGAGGTCAGGCAGATCCTGTTTTTGAGTATTTTGAAGGTGATTTCATGAGACCCAGGATTAAAGAG GTGGATGAACTTTTGAAAGCAGGAGTCAACGTAACTGTATATAGTGGTCaa CTTGATCTCATATGTTCAAACAAGGGAACTGAAGCATGGGTTGAGAAGCTCAA GTGGGACGGGTTAAAGAAATTTTTGAGCCTGGATAGAACTCCATTGTATTGTGGAGGTGACAAAATTACTAAAGGATTCACCAAGTCTTACAAGAATTTATACTTCTATTGGATTCTTAAAGCTGGCCATTTT GTGCCTTTAGATCAGCCATGTGTCGCATTGGACATGGTGGGTAGAATCACTCAGTCTCCTGCAACAACCTAA
- the LOC111901451 gene encoding serine carboxypeptidase-like 51 isoform X2, translated as MEDWPLLQAPKMDQKSGGAHMFWWYYKSPYRTHHPNKPWPIVLWLQGGPGSSGVGIGNFQEIGPLDTSLKHRNSTWLRKADLLFVDNPVGSGYSFVEDKELFVKTDEEAGRDLTKLLIKLFNKNKSLQKSPLYIVAESYGGKYAVTLGLSALKAIKAGKLKLILGGIALGDTWISPVDFVDSWAPLLRDVSRINNSGYKKSKSLVETIKKQIANGQLKEATKTWSDLEHVIMSSSNDVDFYNFLLDSVENNVSTTATAGSSRKMATNKYSRYLDSLRVSAGGDGDLDTLMNGVIKKKLKIIPKNVKWGGQADPVFEYFEGDFMRPRIKEVDELLKAGVNVTVYSGQLDLICSNKGTEAWVEKLKWDGLKKFLSLDRTPLYCGGDKITKGFTKSYKNLYFYWILKAGHFVPLDQPCVALDMVGRITQSPATT; from the exons ATGGAGGATTGGCCATTGCTGCAGGCACCCAAGATGGATCAGAAAAGTGGGG GAGCCCACATGTTCTGGTGGTACTACAAAAGTCCATATAGAACTCATCATCCAAACAAACCATGGCCCATTGTTCTTTGGTTACAAGGTGGACCT GGTTCTTCTGGAGTTGGAATTGGAAACTTTCAAGAGATAGGGCCATTGGACACTTCCTTGAAACATAGAAACTCCACGTGGCTCAGAAAGGCAGATCTTTTATTTGTG GATAATCCAGTTGGGAGTGGATACAGTTTCGTGGAGGATAAAGAGTTATTTGTGAAAACCGATGAAGAAGCTGGGCGTGATTTAACTAAATTGTTGattaaactttttaataaaaataagagCTTACAAAAAAGCCCTCTTTATATTGTGGCAGAGTCTTATGGAGGAAAATATGCAGTCACTCTTGGATTATCAGCTCTCAAAGCGATTAAAGCTGGGAAGTTAAAGCTCATTCTTGGAG GAATTGCATTGGGAGATACTTGGATTTCACCGGTAGATTTTGTG GATTCATGGGCTCCTCTTCTCAGAGATGTTTCAAGGATCAACAACAGTGGCTACAAGAAATCAAAGAG TCTAGTTGAAACAATAAAGAAGCAAATAGCAAATGGGCAACTGAAAGAGGCAACTAAAACATGGAGTGATCTTGAACATGTGATCATGTCCAGCAGTAACGATGTT GATTTCTACAACTTCTTGTTGGATTCTGTGGAGAACAACGTGTCAACGACAGCAACAGCCGGATCATCAAGAAAAATGGCGACCAATAAATACTCAAGATATCTTGATTCTTTGAGGGTTTCTGCAGGTGGAGATGGTGATCTTGACACTTTAATGAATGGTGTcattaaaaagaaattaaaaatcatCCCGAAAAATGTGAA ATGGGGAGGTCAGGCAGATCCTGTTTTTGAGTATTTTGAAGGTGATTTCATGAGACCCAGGATTAAAGAG GTGGATGAACTTTTGAAAGCAGGAGTCAACGTAACTGTATATAGTGGTCaa CTTGATCTCATATGTTCAAACAAGGGAACTGAAGCATGGGTTGAGAAGCTCAA GTGGGACGGGTTAAAGAAATTTTTGAGCCTGGATAGAACTCCATTGTATTGTGGAGGTGACAAAATTACTAAAGGATTCACCAAGTCTTACAAGAATTTATACTTCTATTGGATTCTTAAAGCTGGCCATTTT GTGCCTTTAGATCAGCCATGTGTCGCATTGGACATGGTGGGTAGAATCACTCAGTCTCCTGCAACAACCTAA